The following DNA comes from Scomber scombrus chromosome 7, fScoSco1.1, whole genome shotgun sequence.
CAGCTTGTTCTGAACCGAcaacagaaatgtgtaaaaagatAACATGATATGATTGTACAATCACAACATAATGCCACTGAATgtcaataaacaataataagtTTCGCCCAGCCCCACCGCCTTTTTAGCTCATTATGAGAAtgttaacagtgtttttgttatctGCAAGCAAGTAAAGAGTCTCAGATTGACACCCTGCTAAGAGTGCTTGTTATAATGATGGTGCTGTTCACAAAAGCCATTTTGGGTGATTAATGAGCTTCAGCAGACCCTGGTGGGTGCAAAGGAGGTTTAATTGAATGTGTTGAGCCTTGACTTGAGAGATTGAATGTACAATCCTAAAAGGCTGAACACATTTCCGAGGATTCTTGTCTGTTTATTGGACCGCGTCTGATGTGGTCGATTGTCTGATCTGCCCACACTCGAGTGTGCACTCTCTCTTCACTCACCTCtgtctttctcgctctctctctcatcctgaCTTCAGTCAAGACTCACTTCTCActtgcattatttatttcagtaaGATAATAAATTCAGCATCTCTGTTGTTAAGTTGTTCATCTGATAAGGTTTGGCTTTCAAAGAGTCACTCTAAGAAGAGGATGGAGATTGACAACCTGCAGATCCTTTGACatgttgaaatgtaaaatttaGACAAGGGTTTGGTAACGTCGCTTACTGTAATAAATTGTAACatattcttttaaataaacCGATTTATTGATGCAATGTTTTTGTCCCTTTGGATTTTTTTAAGAGTCTTAAGCTAACATTGTGTATTGGAACCTGGGACAAGTCCAGTAGGTGGGAATATAGAACCGTTAAAAGTCATGGTGAAAATGATGCACAAGCCCCTCAGTGAACAGAGTAGGATTTATCCTGTAAAGATGATTTTACACCAGTACTCCCACGCTCCCTTTGTGTACCCACAtctgttttccttctttctcccttccctccccAACTGCAGCGTCTTTTAATGAGATCTGGGATACAATTACCCAACAGGCAGAGAAATGGCCGTTGCATATCGACCCACATTGAGTGTATCCACCCAGTAATTAATAGTTATTGACTGTTGGTGATGTGGGGTATTACCTGAGAACATCTGCATTTTGAAAAGCTAacatcaagattttttttttctttaactttttgttttgtatgaatTAATCAAGACTTGGATCAGCTTGAGTGATTGTTTGGTTGACCTCTAAGTGACATGGTTAGCATGTGTAGATGACTGATAACGTCCCCAAGCTGAGCACCCATATCAAAACAGACcatataacagtattttttaaataaataggTCATTGTGGGTACATAAAGTGATAGTTCACCCCAATTTTACCCAAtaatatgttatataatatacatttatacatgcACAGCTCGTTGTGATGTacataattattgtaattaataatattatcatcattaataatgtattattttactaCTTCTTAATAAGTaatcttattattataatggaCCATTGGCAAATAGTAAGCCATTATTGTTtgtcatacagtaaataaatcaCCTAAAAGTAGTAATTgtctactgtttgtttttcagtatgCCAAGAGTGAGGAAGAGGTGAAAGAGAACAACACATATATTCAGCATACTATGTTCATTGAGACAAAAAGCTAAGGTTaaatcagtgaattttaatgtatttttgacaTGTTGCAACCATCCCTCAATGTGTTGCAGTGGCTCCGTTACAACATCTGACTTCTTCcatttaaatattgtaaaaagtATTATATGTAATCATCTATAAATGGTATGGGTAATTAGCAGACAAATGttagtttaatatataaaactttGGTTGGTGTTGTCCCAATAGTCTCTAAACTgagagaaatacaaaatgtcTTACAACCGTCTCCAGTCTCCCTAATCCTAAAACAAATTGGGTCCTCTTTGTTGAAACCGTTTATGAGATCATTTTAGAAATTCCACCAGTCTAAAATCATTTAAGAAATTAACCACACTCTTCTTCCTGTATCACTTTCATTATCATATTCCATGCATCGGTAAATTATCACCTTTCTTGATAAactagttttttatgtttttgtttaccttttgtatgtatttattttgtatgtctCAGCATAGGAGGGCCAACAAGCCCTtatgggttttattggctcctcctgcatatttttgttagttattgttttcttttcctaatctctgcatgatttttttttaaattaatgaataGATTCAGTCACTTTCTTATGAAATTGAGGCATTGATACATGATAATCTAACAACCGAAATGTGAAGTATTGTGTTGTGGGAGGCACAGCGGCTCAGTCGTTGTTATTGTTGTCTCAGCAACCACAGCCTGCAGCCTATATCTCTGAGTTGTTTTTCTGTACTGATAGGTTTCCAcccacattttatatatttacatacatatttttttttttacatttttgaattgatTAACCTATATTAAAATATCACACTACTCAAGTATTACTCCTTTTATATGTTCTCCCCCTTTTTTCACAAAAGTAAACACCCTACTGCACAAGCAGAAGTGAGAGTGAATAGCATATGTGCACGAGAACTGGGGAGAGCTTCAGGAGTATGCGTGGTTACTGCATTAGGTCTGCAGCAGGGTTCTCACTTTACCACTTGATGTGTCAgtgggtttgtgtttgtcatgtttgtgtggatgtgtgtgtgcaaatttgCAGCCACAGATTTGAGTGGCCCTTGATACCAAATATGTCTTCTGCATCCTGCATGCTGCTCATagcatgctgctctgtttttgtatgtgtcGGTTTGCTTCTCCTCTGAACAAACAGCACGGCAGGAGCTGTTGCCACAGAGCAGGTGGATGACTGAGTcactggaggaggagagtaTCTTAGATTTATTACCTGTGCTGTATTGCGTCTCTCAGCTGTGTTAGTCTGCAGCCCcaccagtcacacacacaaaggagcTCAATAGGCCATTGAAATGCGCTGTGAATTGATCAAATAGTGCACTACCCTGCTATCACATGCAGCACATACAGTGCTTACGATGAGAAAGTTTAAAGCCAAATTAATAGCCTCAGGGCTGAGTACAGCTATGCCAAGACACCAATTAGCCAAATTCAATTGTCATAAAGTGTTTACATTATTTCATAGTCAATCATTTTACATGCGGTTTGCCAAGATCCTTCACATAAATTGTGATTAAGACACTCTGCCAATTCAGAATATATGTCCAGTCACCCCTAAATGCTGGTCTAAGTAcagttcagcagcagcagcatccgagagggggaggaggaaggggcaTTCATCCctctcccccacctcctcccctctctccctcctctcttctccctctctcattaATGAGCAATCAGTTAAAAAACTTTATTGGTTCCTATTTGCTTTCTCAGCACATTTTTcattccctcctcttttcctctcaaCCATGCAACCAAGTTATTTCTGCACTCTTTCATTCTGCATCCTCTCCATCTCTATGCCTCTGCATAGCCCTCCCTTGCATCTccctcttctgtctttcttcttcctttcggccctcttcacacacaccctcacatcctcctcctcctgtcctctgttTCTGCGTCCTTTTTGAACTTCGATCGGAGGAGGGGAGCCAGGGAATAGAAAACTGAATGCAAGTCTAGAGAGTACAAAAGATGAGGCAGTTTATTTCACAGTGTTTACATCTTTGCCTGTCACAACCTATTGGTGTTTCAAGAGTCCAAAACTTCTGCAACCTGCCAGAGGTGTTACATTTATGTCATGATTTACACTCAAAGCCAGGGTCATGgagattatatattttttgcattaaGCGTTtgagtgtgtgggtggatgAGTGAGGGTGTATTGCGGTGTGCACACATAAGATCAAAAGCCTCCTGAAATTCTTCGGAAGCTGACATGACTTAtgatttttcacttttcaatcTGAACCTCATTAACACCTGCACAGACAGACTATGGTGTTCCACATTTTGAATACAAACTAGAGTCTAGTGTCTCCCATAATCAGAAATTAGAACatgtatgtactacattattgTAGTATAGGTATATAGAAAGTGAATGACATACAAAAGATCCCTATGTCAGAAATACTGTGTATTTTATAGGGGATATGAAACTGACATGTTGTTAAAGGTGATGCATAACTGAATTGCCAATGTCAGCATCCCATTACATGGATGATGTCCCAGCTCTATTATTGTGATAAGAATCTCTGGAACAGAGTATTCATGAAGAATGAGGGAAAAACACTTTGGACGTCTTATTAAATGAAAACCATGAGATAACtgaattaaattgaaaattaaattgaaattcTAAAGAAAATAGATTTGCCTCTACTGCAGTATATTTGGGAAAGTGTGTAACACAAGAGAAAACAGAGCGTGTCTACTGACAATCAGTTGAAGAGTGTTAGTGAACAAACAAAACCAGTTTTAATGCAACTCTGAACATcttaactgttaaataaatcCTGCTCATGTGTAAGACCCCAGCTATCATTTTACATGCAGCAAATCAGTGTCAGGTTGCTTTTTACTGAACATCTTCATGATGTCTCCCATGACCGCAGTACAAATTCTTTACAAGTCATGCCCCCAGGTTCTCACAAAAAAAGTCTGTGGTGATTTTTCCACAGACTTCCACAGACTTTGATCCTCAACCACAAAGctacaaaaacaatttaattcaATTGTTACACTTACAAAATATTAACTGATGCTTTTGTCTGCTAGTCCATGATCCATCATCCAAATATCAATGAAACATCCAGAAAACCCATTGCAAGAATGTGTGAACAGCAACTGTGAGCATGATTGGGTTCAATCTATcagaaagagaacaaaatacACCGTAGTGTGTCTGAAATTATGTAAATGTGCCACAGTTCACTCCAGCTTCCTAAACAGgtaatatttgctgttttatgttCCAGTGTCATCAACAGCAATTGTGCTTCCAACAATGCTTTATCTGTATCATCCCTTGACATCGCAGTTTCTCTCAGAGGAAGTCTTTTGACAGTGCTTCTCCAAAGTTGGGTGCAGCCATGAGGATAGCGATGGTACAGATGATGTTGAAAACACTGAATCCAACCAAGCACAAGCGGTCGATGACAGCTGCAGCAAACTGCCACTGCTCCGCCAAACTGAGCTGCCGATCCTGCTCACGAACACGCTCAACTAAAAATTGCACTTCCGCAAGAAGATCCTGGAGCTGGTTGTCCACCGCTCTGCCTCGGACCCCACCACTGTGGGTATGCATGGCAGCTGTTCTCCCTGCTCCAGCCCCACTGGGTCCCAAGGATGTGGTTGATGGGTCAGGCTCGGGGGACACTGGAGTTTCCTGTGTTGGATTCCCAAACTTGGCAGATGGTAGGTGGTGATGGATAGTTGTATTTCCAGGTCCTccccctcctgctgctgctgctccttctccatctcctccaccAACTCCACTGCTACCCCTCCTATAACTGGTGGCTCTGCTCGTCTGAACTGGCTCCAGTTCTACAGTGGTCTGGAAGGTCTGGAAGCCCATGTAAGGCAGATGACCATTGGGTTGGGGATGTGGATTGGGACTGGGATCTCTGTGGCAGTGATTGGGGAGAATAACAGCTTGGGAGTTGGGCCGATGGGGGGTTGGGTGTGACAGAGGGTGGTTGAGCTGAGCCAGGCTGGCCTGCAGGGAGTTGATGCTCTGGGGGAGGATGGAGGGCACCAGGGTGGGGATGGTGGTCGTGGTAGTTGTGGTGGTAGGAGAGGACAGACACTTGCTTTGACAGTCTGTCTGACTGTAGGGAAGAGAAGGTTCTGCCCCCTCACCTGGACGCTTCATCCGCAGGAACCAAGGGACCCACTGCAGCAGAACCAAGTTCACCTGTCAGACAAGGATAGACACTGATTCAAAAAAGGGGCACGCaggcacatttttaaataaagataagCAGGAGGGATCCAACTCACCCAACGTGGCATGGGTCCACTGTCAGGACTGTGGTGATGGAACTGAAGGACGATGACTGTGGCTACGACTGACATCCCTACAATCACCATGGTGCTTGCAAAGTACTGACCTGAGGCAGACAGTAAGGTGCTTTCAATATGTATGAAATTAACATCATCACTGTCCCAAAAATCCACCACTCCAACACTCACAAACAAATTAGCACATGTATAGACAGAGAGAAACTAACCTATCAGTGGTACCGAATCTGAAGTGGCAGGCATGATCTCTGCAACCATCAACATGAAGACAGTCAGAGAAAGCAAAACCGTGATGCCTGGAGGCAGACACAAGGCGCCAGGGAATCATGagttacaaagaaaaagagaaagaaacctTAATAGACAAAAGTACATGAGTATGCTTAGTGGAAAAATGTACTTGGTATGCCACACTTGACATTTCTCTGCAATGATCTGTCTTTCTGACACTCATAGGAAAACTcattcaacttttctttttcatcttctctcctgccttttcttttctctcttatttttcttcctccttctcaaCATTCCTGACAGTGTCTGCATAGACTGTATAGCTGGCAGAAAGTGTTGGCAGAGAAAGACTGTAAGAGAACTACTAGATGTTTTGCAAGGAAGGAATGTAGAATTCACAGCTAGAAATTTTGTAGCAGATGAACCGTTTGTTTTCAACCTCCTCATTGCCTCACTATCACCCaccatgtttttattcttcctcATCTACTATTCCTCACCTAGGCTGATCTTCTCTCCAGAGTTGGCAGGGAGCAGGAAGACCAGCAGGGTCATGGAGGAGAGGAGCACACATGGGATGAGTAGGTTGAGAGCGTAGAACAGGGTCCTCCTTCGTAAGGTCACCACAAAGGTTACGTCAGGGTAGGGCTCTGCACAGCAGTCGTAGAAAACCTCATGACGACCACCGGGAACCTCTGAGGGGACAGGGAGAGGCAATGATGACATTAAAATGCAGATAACACCACTAAAGGCTTCACAGAAAGGGAATAACACATAAAGAACCTCAGGAagtgttgtatttttgttatgGCCATAACATGTTTTTCAGGTAGAAAAGTCTAACATAGGAAAATGATACAGCTGAAAGAGTGCTGAAACAGTGTAGAATGACAGATCTAATTTTATTACAACCAGTGGCTTAATGAAAATCAATAACTGTATCTGCAGGATGGCAGAACATGCCACCCTTACTCCCCCTGAGTATAGCCTTACTGCATTGAACCATACAGTAAGTGCATAAAAGCATATAAAAACTCAAAGCATAAAACTGTactgtcattttgttttcactgaATGAAATGGTGGTAAGGCACACTAAAATCGAATTAGTTGTGTAAACATGACTATTTAGTACAGTACAGATACAGTACAGCAAAGTGCTCATTTATGTAAGCCAAAGGCTGCAGTTACTAAGCAACAAACTGTTATGCAGGGCCTTTACAGCCTGTCTCACCCACTAGGTCCCACTCTCCGTTGGGCATGTACCCTGACACATCTGCTTCCTTCATCTGGATGTCCAGCAGCCAGCCATCAAATGTCCAGGAGCCAAACTTCAGTTCACAGCGCTGGATGTCAAATGGAAACCACCGCACATCCACGTTACATGTGCTGATAAATATTCCTTGGAAGGTAGGAGAAAAACGTGAACTAATTGTAAAAGGAAAGTAATCGAAGCTGAGCAAAGACATGAtacaatttgtttttgttgcagccATCTGGAAGTAAgtggaaaagaaaatatataattgcAGTAAACATTCTTTGAATTAATGTGCTTCAGCTTGACACTGTGCGCATGTAGAATGATTGAAGACTCTGTTTGGTTTTGAGGACAAAATACTGATGAATAAAATCTTACCTGGAGGCAGATACTCACAGAAACCACTGGAGTTAACCAGCACATTGGTCTTAAAGGTTGCATCAAACTTATCATGAGCACTGGGGGACAATAACACAGCGGTTATTTAGATAGTTTGGAGCTCAACAACAGCAaagttagtgtgtgtatgtctttgtgtgtgtttgtaagccACACACACCTGTTGTAAAGTAATATGTCAGGTGTCCAGACTTGATCAGGAGTGAAACGAAGGTTTTTAACTCCAGGATAATCTGATTGATTCCACTGAAGGTAATGGTCGTACCACTgctgagagacacaaacacaactctcgtattataaatgaacaaaaaaaacactcagcTATTCACAAATACACTCAGGCATTGACAAGCTTGGTTACTTGTACCCGATTCCTTCAATGCTCAAGATTGTGTTTGGAGCAACAAGATGATTTAAGAAATGTTGAAGTAGTCTACATGTCTTCTGATATGACCCTGAAAGTTTTCACTGCACAGATCGataacatattattattcattatactCACCATCTGCAACCAGGCATTCGTAGTTAGGATCTGGCTCTTTTCATCCTTGCATAACAAAAAGGGAATTAAGGGAAAtaagttttatgttttaaactaAGGACAGTTTCTCACTTTA
Coding sequences within:
- the LOC133983488 gene encoding neuronal acetylcholine receptor subunit alpha-7-like — protein: MWQAVALWLLVLGTLLRVSMQGPHQRFLLRELLRDYNPMERPVANDSQTLTVQFSFTLMQVMDVDEKSQILTTNAWLQMQWYDHYLQWNQSDYPGVKNLRFTPDQVWTPDILLYNSAHDKFDATFKTNVLVNSSGFCEYLPPGIFISTCNVDVRWFPFDIQRCELKFGSWTFDGWLLDIQMKEADVSGYMPNGEWDLVEVPGGRHEVFYDCCAEPYPDVTFVVTLRRRTLFYALNLLIPCVLLSSMTLLVFLLPANSGEKISLGITVLLSLTVFMLMVAEIMPATSDSVPLIGQYFASTMVIVGMSVVATVIVLQFHHHSPDSGPMPRWVNLVLLQWVPWFLRMKRPGEGAEPSLPYSQTDCQSKCLSSPTTTTTTTTIPTLVPSILPQSINSLQASLAQLNHPLSHPTPHRPNSQAVILPNHCHRDPSPNPHPQPNGHLPYMGFQTFQTTVELEPVQTSRATSYRRGSSGVGGGDGEGAAAAGGGGPGNTTIHHHLPSAKFGNPTQETPVSPEPDPSTTSLGPSGAGAGRTAAMHTHSGGVRGRAVDNQLQDLLAEVQFLVERVREQDRQLSLAEQWQFAAAVIDRLCLVGFSVFNIICTIAILMAAPNFGEALSKDFL